The Apium graveolens cultivar Ventura chromosome 6, ASM990537v1, whole genome shotgun sequence genome contains a region encoding:
- the LOC141668333 gene encoding uncharacterized protein LOC141668333, giving the protein MSAEAHYIKNPRDPDNLTRWGGALLEISQYANFEQSKRMLGDAVSKFEEALIINPRKHDTLWCLGNAFTNQGFLTPDLSDTEVYFAKAHDCLEKALLESPGNELYIKSLEANNRAPELHRQVQKQGIAGAPANAKMASSASSAERTESDPVAAPVLAPASLQVFPPLPSPPPLPQGPAPDQLPAPEWENLKPQVPVPQPEIPEILRMEPELEPPIYAPQEQPVLFPAPLAIYAPMPGVYQFSQPEFMDEVVVDQPLPLLSRVSRTDLREPRTVTYQRYQLEKEERVRWQDQCTRFLGCLRHKRMVQFEHYDQTTS; this is encoded by the exons ATGTCCGCTGAAGCCCATTACATCAAGAACCCTCGCGACCCTGAT AATCTGACTAGATGGGGAGGTGCATTACTCGAAATTTCTCAATACGCAAATTTCGAACAATCGAAACGGATGCTTGGAG ATGCTGTTTCAAAATTTGAGGAGGCATTAATTATTAATCCTAGAAAGCATGATACTCTGTGGTGCTTGGGGAATGCGTTTACTAATCAAGGATTTTTGACTCCTGACCTCAGCGACACTGAGGTTTATTTCGCGAAGGCTCATGATTGTTTGGAGAAAGCTTTGTTGGAG AGCCCAGGAAATGAGCTCTATATAAAGTCCTTGGAAGCCAATAACAGG GCACCAGAATTGCACAGGCAAGTTCAGAAGCAGGGGATTGCTGGAGCTCCTGCTAATGCTAAG atggcttcttcagCGTCATCTGCGGAGAGGACTGAGTCAGACCCAGTAGCAGCACCAGTACTAGCCCCAGCATCACTGCAGGTTTTCCCTCCATTACCATCACCTCCACCCCTACCACAGGGTCCAGCACCTGATCAGTTGCCTGCCCCAGAG TGGGAGAACTTAAAGCCACAGGTTCCCGTGCCACAGCCTGAGATTCCAGAGATTCTCCGGATGGAGCCAGAGTTAGAGCCACCTATATATGCACCCCAGGAGCAGCCTGTTTTGTTTCCTGCACCACTAGCTATCTATGCCCCTATGCCCGGGGTATACCAGTTTTCGCAGCCAGAATTTATGGATGAGGTAGTGGTGGATCAGCCATTACCATTGCTTTCTCGAGTTTCTCGTACAGATCTTCGCGAGCCTCGCACGGTTACATATCAGCGGTACCAGTTAGAGAAAGAGGAGAGGGTCAGATGGCAGGATCAGTGTACGAGATTCTTGGGTTGTTTGAGACACAAGAGGATGGTCCAGTTCGAGCACTACGACCAGACTACATCTTGA